The following coding sequences are from one Rathayibacter sp. VKM Ac-2760 window:
- a CDS encoding zinc-binding alcohol dehydrogenase family protein — MSSNTAPPSNTAVSSNTAAPSNSAARLPAPRADLVVGPAALPVPGPGELLVRNRAVAVNPLDEVKQWTGDLMYRWLPYPSILGEDVAGEVAAVGPGVDRFAVGDRVVAYAVGMERGRRHDAEGGFQQYTVVREDLAAPIPPHLSAEQAVVLPLAVSTAATALFQRDHLALPHPSADPVATGRTVVIWGGATSVGSNAIQLAVASGHRVVATASPGNHARLRELGADVVVDYRGPSAVADVVAAVGGAEVAGILAVGTGSAEPCVAVAAATGARRVALASPSVSFGSLPRRAGLSLSFARTMTRLVGANLALQLAARRRGIRARYVWGATLMSNEVGPMLWRDHLPSALADGRHRCAPEPEVVGTGLGAVQCALYRLHAGVSARKLVVLL, encoded by the coding sequence CGCGCCCCGCGCCGACCTCGTCGTCGGTCCCGCCGCGCTGCCCGTGCCCGGTCCCGGCGAGCTGCTGGTGCGCAACCGGGCCGTCGCCGTGAATCCGCTCGACGAGGTGAAGCAGTGGACCGGCGACCTGATGTACCGCTGGCTGCCCTACCCCTCGATCCTCGGCGAGGACGTCGCCGGCGAGGTCGCGGCCGTCGGGCCGGGGGTCGACCGCTTCGCCGTCGGCGACCGCGTCGTCGCCTACGCCGTGGGGATGGAGCGCGGACGGCGGCACGACGCCGAGGGCGGCTTCCAGCAGTACACGGTCGTGCGCGAGGACCTCGCCGCTCCGATCCCTCCCCACCTCTCGGCCGAGCAGGCAGTGGTGCTGCCGCTCGCGGTGTCCACGGCCGCGACCGCGCTCTTCCAGCGGGACCACCTGGCGCTGCCGCATCCGTCGGCCGACCCCGTCGCCACGGGGAGGACGGTCGTGATCTGGGGCGGCGCCACCAGCGTGGGCAGCAACGCGATCCAGCTCGCGGTCGCCTCCGGTCACCGGGTCGTCGCGACCGCCTCGCCCGGCAACCACGCCCGACTGCGCGAGCTCGGGGCCGACGTCGTGGTCGACTACCGCGGTCCGAGCGCGGTCGCCGACGTCGTCGCCGCGGTCGGCGGTGCGGAGGTGGCGGGGATCCTCGCGGTGGGCACCGGCTCGGCCGAGCCGTGCGTCGCCGTCGCGGCCGCCACCGGAGCCCGCCGCGTCGCCCTGGCCAGCCCCTCGGTCTCCTTCGGCTCGCTGCCGCGTCGCGCGGGGCTCTCCCTCTCGTTCGCGCGGACCATGACTCGCCTGGTCGGCGCGAACCTCGCGCTCCAGCTCGCCGCCCGCCGCCGCGGCATCCGCGCCCGCTACGTCTGGGGCGCCACGCTGATGAGCAACGAGGTCGGGCCGATGCTCTGGCGCGACCACCTGCCGAGCGCCCTCGCCGACGGCCGCCACCGCTGCGCACCCGAGCCCGAGGTCGTCGGCACGGGCCTCGGCGCCGTGCAGTGCGCGCTCTACCGGCTGCACGCGGGGGTGTCGGCGCGGAAGCTCGTCGTGCTGCTCTGA
- a CDS encoding MFS transporter has product MPLPTPGPSARSWLLVAPSLVVLGWGGNQFLPLMQLYRQLEGYTQTQVTILLAAYVLGIVPGFALAGGWSDRFGRRPVLLAGLVLGILGSIVLAFSPASVLGLGVGRFISGLSVAAGMVVGTAWIKELSIATGASSAGARRASAMLTIGFGGGAGVGGALAQFGPWPTVLPYVVQSAACVAALVVLLRAPETRAYDPSAGRLTGELTIPRPARARFAAVVLPLAPWVFAAPALSFAVGPSLVAGRLTGFTVGFATLVTVITLGCGWVTQLNSGPLLTLLRGRGALVGGALTALGALLLIPAAAGQQIWAVLVAAPLFGCGYGLAMVSGLTASQALVETRDLASVTAVYYSITYAGFLVPAILAALAVVAPMPLLLVATALAILACVALAARGLRTQRAAQKRDATS; this is encoded by the coding sequence GTGCCGCTCCCCACCCCCGGGCCCTCCGCCCGCTCCTGGCTGCTCGTCGCCCCCTCGCTCGTCGTCCTCGGCTGGGGCGGCAACCAGTTCCTGCCGCTGATGCAGCTCTACCGCCAGCTCGAGGGCTACACGCAGACGCAGGTCACGATCCTGCTCGCCGCCTACGTCCTCGGCATCGTGCCCGGCTTCGCGCTGGCCGGCGGCTGGTCCGACCGCTTCGGCCGCCGCCCGGTGCTGCTCGCGGGCCTCGTGCTCGGGATCCTCGGCAGCATCGTGCTCGCCTTCTCGCCCGCGTCGGTGCTCGGGCTCGGCGTCGGCCGCTTCATCAGCGGACTCAGCGTCGCGGCGGGGATGGTCGTCGGGACCGCCTGGATCAAGGAGCTCTCGATCGCGACGGGAGCGTCTTCGGCCGGCGCCCGCCGCGCCTCCGCGATGCTCACCATCGGCTTCGGCGGTGGCGCGGGAGTCGGCGGCGCCCTCGCGCAGTTCGGCCCCTGGCCGACCGTGCTGCCCTACGTCGTCCAGTCCGCGGCCTGCGTCGCGGCGCTGGTCGTCCTCCTCCGGGCCCCCGAGACGCGCGCCTACGACCCGAGCGCCGGGCGCCTCACCGGCGAGCTGACGATCCCCCGGCCCGCCCGCGCGCGCTTCGCGGCCGTCGTCCTCCCGCTCGCCCCGTGGGTGTTCGCGGCGCCGGCCCTCTCCTTCGCCGTCGGACCGAGCCTGGTCGCCGGCCGGCTGACCGGGTTCACCGTCGGCTTCGCGACCCTCGTCACCGTGATCACCCTCGGCTGCGGCTGGGTGACCCAGCTGAACTCGGGACCGCTGCTGACGCTGCTGCGCGGCCGCGGCGCCCTCGTCGGCGGCGCGCTCACCGCCCTCGGTGCCCTGCTGCTGATCCCCGCCGCGGCCGGGCAGCAGATCTGGGCCGTGCTCGTCGCCGCACCGCTCTTCGGCTGCGGATACGGACTCGCGATGGTCTCCGGCCTCACCGCGTCGCAGGCCCTCGTCGAGACCCGCGATCTGGCGAGCGTCACCGCCGTCTACTACTCCATCACCTACGCGGGCTTCCTCGTGCCCGCGATCCTCGCGGCGCTGGCCGTGGTCGCACCGATGCCGCTGCTGCTCGTGGCGACGGCGCTCGCCATCCTCGCCTGCGTGGCGCTCGCGGCCCGCGGGCTGCGCACCCAGCGCGCGGCTCAGAAGCGCGACGCGACCTCGTAG
- a CDS encoding LLM class flavin-dependent oxidoreductase yields the protein MRHGIVILPQEPWSTARRKWQSAEGLGFDHAWTYDHLSWRSLADQVWHATIPTLTAAAVVTETLRLGTFVASPNFRHPVPFAKEIATVDEISGGRFVLGVGSGGTGFDATVLGQELHSPRERHERYVEFVAALDVLLRHEVPGSGGIDLDGAWFTARGARMVGEPVQSPRVPFVLAANGPKGLALVAERAQGWVTTGPEGRSTEEWWAAVAELSQRLDDALEAAGRDPRSIERHLSLDSGPDYSLESVDRFEDSAGRAEALGFTDVIAHWPRVDGLYAGDEDVLYEVASRF from the coding sequence ATGCGACACGGCATCGTCATCCTCCCGCAGGAGCCCTGGTCCACCGCCCGCCGCAAGTGGCAGTCCGCGGAGGGGCTCGGCTTCGATCACGCCTGGACCTACGACCACCTCTCCTGGCGCTCGCTCGCCGACCAGGTCTGGCACGCGACGATCCCGACGCTGACGGCCGCCGCGGTCGTCACCGAGACGCTGCGGCTGGGCACGTTCGTCGCCTCGCCGAACTTCCGGCACCCGGTGCCGTTCGCGAAGGAGATCGCGACGGTCGACGAGATCTCGGGCGGACGCTTCGTCCTCGGGGTCGGCTCGGGCGGCACGGGCTTCGACGCGACGGTGCTCGGGCAGGAGCTGCACTCGCCGCGGGAGCGGCACGAGCGCTACGTCGAGTTCGTCGCGGCGCTCGACGTGCTGCTCCGGCACGAGGTGCCCGGCTCCGGCGGGATCGACCTCGACGGCGCCTGGTTCACCGCGCGCGGCGCCCGGATGGTGGGGGAGCCGGTGCAGTCGCCGCGCGTCCCCTTCGTGCTCGCGGCGAACGGGCCGAAGGGCCTCGCGCTCGTGGCCGAGCGGGCGCAGGGCTGGGTGACCACGGGTCCGGAGGGCCGCAGCACCGAGGAGTGGTGGGCGGCGGTCGCCGAGCTCTCGCAGCGCCTCGACGACGCGCTCGAGGCCGCCGGTCGCGACCCGCGCTCGATCGAGCGGCACCTCTCGCTCGACTCCGGTCCGGACTACTCACTCGAGAGCGTCGACCGCTTCGAGGACTCCGCCGGCCGCGCCGAGGCGCTCGGCTTCACCGACGTGATCGCGCACTGGCCGCGCGTCGACGGCCTCTACGCGGGCGACGAGGACGTGCTCTACGAGGTCGCGTCGCGCTTCTGA
- the nhaA gene encoding Na+/H+ antiporter NhaA produces MPHTPASEPTRQAPHAIWRGLRQTLRSDAVGGALLLGATVLALVLANSPAAGFYETVRDYEFGPEALHLNLSVGAWAADGLLAIFFFVVGLELKEEFVVGKLRDPRTAALPVAAAFGGVAVPALIYVAITASAGPDALQGWAIPVATDIAFAVAVIAVVGKSLPVALRTFLLTLAVVDDLLAITIIAVFYTSAIAFLPLLLALVPLGIFAVLVQRGVRTWWILIPLGVATWALVHASGIHATVAGVLLGFAVPVVATARARVRTGTGDDGEPEYDGLAAHFADRWSGVSAGVAVPVFAFFSAGVTIGGLSGLVESFQDSIALGIVVGLVVGKPLGILATTFLITRLPGLRLDPALRWPDLVGMSMLAGIGFTVSLLVGELSFGVGSAAGEHVKVGVLAGSVIAAALGATVLSIRSRHYARATLAD; encoded by the coding sequence GTGCCCCACACCCCCGCCTCCGAGCCCACCCGCCAGGCGCCCCACGCGATCTGGCGCGGCCTCCGCCAGACCCTCCGCTCCGATGCCGTCGGCGGCGCCCTGCTGCTCGGCGCGACCGTCCTCGCGCTGGTCCTCGCCAACTCACCCGCGGCCGGCTTCTACGAGACGGTCCGCGACTACGAGTTCGGCCCCGAGGCCCTGCACCTGAACCTGAGCGTCGGCGCCTGGGCGGCCGACGGACTGCTGGCGATCTTCTTCTTCGTCGTGGGCCTCGAGCTCAAGGAGGAGTTCGTCGTCGGGAAGCTCCGCGACCCGCGCACCGCCGCGCTCCCGGTCGCCGCCGCGTTCGGCGGCGTCGCCGTCCCGGCCCTGATCTACGTCGCGATCACCGCGAGCGCCGGCCCCGACGCCCTGCAGGGCTGGGCGATCCCGGTCGCGACCGACATCGCCTTCGCCGTCGCCGTGATCGCGGTCGTGGGCAAGAGCCTCCCGGTCGCCCTGCGCACCTTCCTGCTCACCCTCGCCGTCGTGGACGATCTGCTCGCGATCACGATCATCGCCGTCTTCTACACCTCGGCCATCGCCTTCCTGCCGCTGCTGCTCGCGCTGGTCCCGCTGGGGATCTTCGCCGTCCTCGTCCAGCGGGGCGTCCGCACCTGGTGGATCCTGATCCCGCTCGGCGTCGCCACCTGGGCGCTCGTGCACGCCTCCGGGATCCACGCGACCGTCGCCGGCGTCCTGCTCGGCTTCGCGGTCCCGGTCGTCGCGACCGCCCGCGCCCGCGTCCGCACCGGCACCGGCGACGACGGCGAGCCCGAGTACGACGGCCTCGCCGCGCACTTCGCCGACCGCTGGAGCGGCGTCTCGGCCGGCGTCGCCGTCCCGGTCTTCGCCTTCTTCTCCGCCGGAGTGACGATCGGCGGCCTCTCCGGCCTCGTCGAGTCGTTCCAGGACAGCATCGCGCTCGGCATCGTCGTCGGCCTCGTGGTCGGCAAGCCGCTCGGCATCCTCGCCACCACCTTCCTGATCACCCGCCTGCCCGGTCTCCGCCTCGACCCGGCGCTGCGCTGGCCGGACCTGGTCGGCATGTCGATGCTCGCCGGCATCGGCTTCACCGTCTCGCTCCTGGTCGGCGAGCTGTCCTTCGGCGTCGGCAGCGCGGCGGGCGAGCACGTGAAGGTCGGCGTGCTGGCGGGCTCGGTGATCGCGGCGGCGCTCGGCGCGACGGTGCTGTCGATCCGCAGCCGGCACTACGCGCGAGCGACGCTCGCCGACTGA
- a CDS encoding LysR family transcriptional regulator yields the protein MNFEQLTGFVEVARLGSFTRAAEELHLAQPSLSRQISSLEQDLGSELFHRARSGSTLTPAGELLLPLARRMLADAESVRRELAELAGLERGRVRFGATPTLCISLVAEVLHAFHAKHPAIELHLAEDGSRSLLDRLARGELDLALVTTSTAAAVGAFTVTPLLVEELVVVSSAAEPALADGDALGLAAVAGLPQIVFNSSYDLRRTTDAAFAAAGLVPDVVLEGAEMDAVLRFAERGLGVAVVPAMVLQGRPGLRSIRLEEPTLGRTISLARPADLAPTAAVRVMQRTIAATARAFAARAGGTMRLAEGQSASVARA from the coding sequence ATGAACTTCGAGCAGCTGACCGGCTTCGTCGAGGTCGCGCGCCTCGGCAGCTTCACCCGCGCCGCCGAGGAGCTGCACCTCGCGCAGCCCTCGCTGAGCCGCCAGATCTCCTCGCTCGAGCAGGACCTCGGCTCCGAGCTGTTCCACCGGGCGCGCTCCGGCAGCACGCTCACCCCGGCCGGCGAGCTGCTGCTGCCGCTCGCACGGCGCATGCTCGCCGACGCCGAATCGGTGCGACGGGAGCTGGCCGAGCTCGCCGGCCTCGAGCGCGGCCGGGTCCGCTTCGGAGCGACACCCACGCTCTGCATCAGCCTCGTGGCGGAGGTGCTGCACGCCTTCCACGCGAAGCACCCCGCGATCGAGCTGCACCTGGCCGAGGACGGCTCGCGGAGTCTGCTCGACCGGCTCGCGCGCGGCGAGCTCGACCTCGCGCTCGTGACGACCTCGACGGCGGCGGCCGTCGGCGCGTTCACGGTGACCCCGCTGCTCGTCGAGGAGCTGGTGGTGGTCTCCTCGGCGGCCGAGCCGGCGCTCGCCGACGGCGACGCCCTCGGCCTCGCGGCCGTGGCGGGGCTGCCGCAGATCGTCTTCAACTCCAGCTACGACCTGCGCCGGACGACCGACGCGGCGTTCGCGGCGGCCGGCCTGGTGCCCGACGTGGTGCTCGAGGGCGCCGAGATGGACGCGGTGCTGCGCTTCGCCGAGCGCGGGCTCGGTGTGGCGGTCGTGCCGGCGATGGTGCTGCAGGGGCGCCCGGGGCTGCGCTCGATCCGGCTCGAGGAGCCGACGCTCGGCCGCACGATCAGCCTCGCCCGCCCGGCGGACCTCGCGCCCACGGCGGCGGTGCGGGTCATGCAGCGCACGATCGCGGCGACGGCGCGGGCGTTCGCGGCTCGGGCCGGCGGGACGATGCGGCTGGCGGAGGGTCAGTCGGCGAGCGTCGCTCGCGCGTAG